The following DNA comes from Miscanthus floridulus cultivar M001 chromosome 5, ASM1932011v1, whole genome shotgun sequence.
atttaatcataacTATGTATTATTGTAACTTTTTATTGAGCAAAGACAGTGTGAACATTTTTCTTTAAATAAATGTCTATGTATATATTTAAATCTATTTACAGCTGCATTAAATTATTATGTAGATCCTTACGGAATTTTATAGTTTAAGATGTAGAGAGCATCTGAGCATGTATGTACAATTTATCAAGACTTGATCCATCTTACCTGTGAGaggttgatagatttattaatgcCGTGAAGACACAAGAGTAAAGGAAAATAAAATAATCGAAAGTACATCGTTAAACTTATCATAGGTAACCTAAAATGTACGATAGAGAAATCCATGAATACTAAATGAACAATCCAAAATATGTCAAAAACATATTATTGATACTATAAAAATATCACAAAATACACCATAAAGCATTCCATCAATACTAAGAGAAGGATCCAAAATACATCGTGGAACAATCTATGTTACAATATGAATGATATAAAATACACTACGGGATCTTATGGACACCTTGAGAAAAATAATAAAAGTACACTTGGATCACCTCGTGGATAATACGCTACCAATTTGAGGAATGGTATTTCTTCATAAAAAATGAACaatgttaaaataaaaaatattctttctTCACAAGAAAACATCTCACAATAAAAATAATGATATACATGGAAGTCCCAATAAAATTAATGATGTAAAAAAATCACATGCTAGGAAACAATAGAAAAGTTAGAGCAAGATAACAGGACACTTGATATAAAAGTAATGAAGAGAGAAAAAACAATAAGGAAAAAGGAAAAGTATGAACAAGAAGAAAGGGAaaatgagaaaagaaaaaaaaatataaaaaacaatgTAAATAGAAAAGGTAaatgaaataaaaagaaaacaagaatAATAAGAAGAAATAAATGAAAGTAATAAGAAAAAACATTGCATCTGCAAAAACCATGCCTTATCTAGTTTTAATAAGAATGAACGTGAGATCATGTGGATTTAGTTTATACATGCAACGGTTTTATTCTATGATAATCCCACAACAATGTACAAGGTATCCTTCTAGTTTAGCAACTGAAAAGTACAGCACAAAACGAAGTTGACATAGTTATCAGAGTTGTTATGTATATATTTGGCTACAAGTAAAATAAATACAAGCCACGATGAAACATGACATTAGGCATGTCTTATtttcttaattttttttacaGTTCTAAGAAAACTATGATAATGAACGCAGCCATGCAGGATAAATGGTTCGCCACAGCTATGCAACATCTGCAAAGAAATCATACACCGTGATCCGGGCCGCTATTGGAATTCGAACCGTCTTTTGGTTATTGTACCAAGTAAGGCTTCCAAATGTATAATCTCCTTGTAACCTCCGCATAGGTGCTTGACCTGAAAAGTGTGGACTTTGTTTGTAGCATTGAACACAAGAATAGATGGCTCAACTTCGATCTTGATTCTGGACGGGTTCTGAATTGCAACATGGTACACTGCATTGACCTCGCCTACATTTGTGACAGTTCTCCACACAGTAACTGGATACCTCAGATCTGGAGCTGAGATGGATGGCAGGTTCAAAAAATACCCAGGTATCAATGTTGCATTGCAGTTAACGGATGTTTTGGTGGTGCAATTAAGGAAGTAGTTGTAATCTTTTGGATTGATGTCATAAATTAGACCAGGATCTGCTGCTCTGTTAGGGTTGATGTGCCCACCTCCATAGTCAAATGGGTCGGCAATTTTTTGAGGCAATCCTTCAGCCAGTATCGGCATGCCATCTTCATCAATTATAGATGCTTCAGCATGCAAAACGAAACAGAGGTAAGTACATGTAGCATTGCCGCTCTTTATCCCCTCATTGGGTTACTTGTACTCAGCAGGGTGGCTGCCGTGGTGGACGTCGAGAGCGAGGCCATTTTTGTCAGGCCGTGCGCAGCAACAACCTGTCGCAGAGCGCCAACTGGCTGCACACGATAGTGCGGGGTGCCAACGGCGAGCTGGTGTTGACGGCATCGATGATGCTGGGCGTGGGCGCCGTGAAGGTGGACGCGCACGCCATGTTGATCTCCAGGTTCGCGAGCCTCATGGCGAGCGCGTGCAGCATGGACATCGCCGAGTTCATCCGTGTGTCGGGGCAGGGCGGCCTCGCTTGCCGGTGTTGTAATTTAATTTGTGAAGCTTGTGCATGAAATTTATTGATTATTATTTGCACTCTTCAATTATCAAAATACCATGTTTTTATTTACAAGTGTATTGGTGATATTTATGCTTTCCTTATTTGACAACATGTCTATTTATTCTTTTTCCTATCTGGCACTACATACTGTTGGCTTGATGCTACATAGAAGGGTATAGATATCATTTTAGTTGTCACTTGACACCGTTAGGGCACcaaatggacggcagtgccatttacAGAAGGAAATTTCAAGTTAGtgctagataaggaagttcaaaatTTTCAGTACCTTATACGGAAGAGTGATTTGTTTCAATGTCAAATAGATAATTCTCTCTTCTCAATTTCATATCCGATTAATTCGATGgcgaggaggatgtgccacatgCGATCGGATTAATGAGCTGTTCTACCACTCGCTTGCGATGGGTGCACCTTGCCTATTGCACAATTGTGACCAATCGTACTTCTTTACCATCAATTTTGGGACAAAAAAAGAAACACTATTTACTTTAGTATATAGAGATAGAGATTTATTGAAGTAGCAACTGAAAAGTACAGCAACAAGAGGAAGTTGACATAGTTATCAGAGTTGTATATAACATAACAAACAGATCTAGACAACGCATAGCCTATTTGGCTACAAGCAAAATAAATACAAGCCACGATGAAACTTGACAATTGTCATGTCTTATTTTCTTAATTTTTTTGGATAGTGCTAAAAAACTCTGATAATGAGCGCTGCCATGCAGGATAAATGGTCCACCGTAGTTATGCAACATCTGCAAATAAATCATACATCGTGATCCGGGCTGCTATTGGAATCCTGACCTTCTTTTGGTTATTGTACCAAGTAAGGCTTCCAAATGTATAATCCCCTTGTAACCTCCGCAGAGGTGATAGCTTGACTTGAAATGTGTGAACTTTTTTTGCAGCATTGAACACAAGAACAGATGGCTCAACTTCGATCTTGATTCCAGCCGGGTTCTCAATTGCAACATGGTACACTGCATTGACCTCGCCTACATTTGTGACAGTTCTCCACATGGTAACTGGATACCTCAGATCTGGAGCTGAGATGGATGGCAGGTTCAAGAGATACCCAGGTGTCGATGTTGCATTGCAGCTAACAGATGTTTTGATGGTGCAATCAAAGAAGTAGTTGTAATCTTTTGGATTGATGTCATAAATCAGTCCAGGATCTGCGGCTCTGTTAGGGTTGATGTGCCCACCTCCATAGTCAAATGGGTCGGCAATCTTTCGAGGCAATCCTTCAGCCAGTATTGGCATGCCATCTTCATCAGTTACAGATGCTTCAGCATTCAAAATGAAATAGAGGTAAATACATGTAACGTATTGCCTAGTAAACTAATCATGGCTTCAGAAGTCAAATCGTCTTCTAAAGCGGTGTTTGGTTTTATTACCAGTGGTGATGATTGCAGATTTCAGTGCAGCAGGAGACCAGTTTGGATGCAGAGCTTTCAACAGCGCGATGATGCCAGCTACATGTGGGGTAGCCATTGATGTCCCTGACATAATCCCGTAAGAATTTCCTGTTGCTGCTAGGATGTTGGCTCCAGGTGCAGCTATGTCAGGCTGTGGAGGAAGCAAAGGCTGCTGTGAGACAACAGGTGATGGCATGTTTGCGCCTACAGACTGTTAGACGCAACATTTGACTCTATGTACCTTGATAATATCAGCGTAGTCAGGTGATGGACCTCTGGAGGAGAATGATGCCACTTTTGGGGCTAGCAGGGCACCTGTACTGGTGCGGGCTGGTTCAATCTTCGCCACCGGTGAGCTGCTTGAAACGACCAGAAATTTACCGGAGAAAGGCTCAGTTCATGATAGAGAAAGAATTGATCTAGCTTGTTATGTGCATTGTTGTACGTGCTAATGAGGATCCAGGAAGTGGTGTACCTGGCGGAGGCGATGTACTTTTTGATCTTTTTACCAGTGTCAATGTCCACAAGAACCCATGGACGAAAGTCACCCAAGTCAGGCAGAATGTCAGTCGTGTATTGAACAAAAATAAGTCCAGTTCCTCCTCCATTCGCGATGTTTTGCAACGCGACTGAGAAAGACTCGCCTGGGCCGTTCGTCGTTGGTGAATTTGGCGTTGCGCAAAGCACGATTTTCCCTTCAATATCAGTACCGTTCAAATCATCTTTCGTGCATCTAAGAGAAGGCACAAATTAAGTTAAAAAGTTGCTGtcaatttcagaatttttggagcattTGAAGAAAATAAAGTAAAATTAATGGCTTTGCATACTGGTCTCCATTGGCAAGACTTCTGAAACTGCTCCTGGATGAGTTTGAGTTCTTCCCTTGGTAATagacactactggattcaggttctttgccgggtgcctgaggcactcggcaaaggctatattgcactcggcaaagcctttgccgagtgcggcactcggtaaagcacacacggcaaaaaattgatcggcaaagcaatctttgccgagtgtattttatcgggcactcggcaaaggctttgccgagtgccccggaaacactcggcaaagaaaagcgaccgtcacggcgccgattccgttgacggtcactttgccgagtgtcaaccctgccggcactcggcaaagatttttttaaattttttttaaaactttctttgccgagtgccaacacgtgaggcactcggcaaagagcttttattttttttttgagaattttctttgccgagtgccaaccctccatgcactcggcaaaacttttttttaaaaaaaattctttgccaagcgccaacccggaaggcactcggcaaagagcttttttttttttgaaaattttctttgccgagtgccaaacctccaggcactcggcaaagattttttattttttttaaaaaaattatttgccgagcgtcaacccggaaggcactcggcaaagagcttttattttttttggaaattttctttgccgagtgccaccactcCAGGCACtccgcaaagatttttttttaaactctttgccgagtgccaacgcagcaggcactcggcaaagtttaaattttttttttaaatttctttgccgagtgttatagtcacagcactcggcaaagctggaaaatctattttctggtcgcccattttgccagctttgccgagtgttgtgaccattgcgctcggcaaaggggtcctttgccgagtgcaacactcggcaaagtgacccaaaatggCAAATATGTTTTTTTTgcgttccatcatgacaaatacattcatacaaacatatatcacatatatatctcatccatcacatatatatctcatccatccacacatccatccgcccat
Coding sequences within:
- the LOC136453181 gene encoding subtilisin-like protease SBT3.11 isoform X2 — encoded protein: MSGTSMATPHVAGIIALLKALHPNWSPAALKSAIITTDGMPILAEGLPRKIADPFDYGGGHINPNRAADPGLIYDINPKDYNYFFDCTIKTSVSCNATSTPGYLLNLPSISAPDLRYPVTMWRTVTNVGEVNAVYHVAIENPAGIKIEVEPSVLVFNAAKKVHTFQVKLSPLRRLQGDYTFGSLTWYNNQKKVRIPIAARITMYDLFADVA
- the LOC136453181 gene encoding subtilisin-like protease SBT3.11 isoform X1, whose amino-acid sequence is MSGTSMATPHVAGIIALLKALHPNWSPAALKSAIITTASVTDEDGMPILAEGLPRKIADPFDYGGGHINPNRAADPGLIYDINPKDYNYFFDCTIKTSVSCNATSTPGYLLNLPSISAPDLRYPVTMWRTVTNVGEVNAVYHVAIENPAGIKIEVEPSVLVFNAAKKVHTFQVKLSPLRRLQGDYTFGSLTWYNNQKKVRIPIAARITMYDLFADVA